The following are encoded together in the Streptomyces sp. NBC_00341 genome:
- a CDS encoding SGNH/GDSL hydrolase family protein: protein MRIRHDDTLLFIGDSITDAGRDRADAASLGAGYVHEIARTLRDRAAEGPGPRVINRGINGNRVYDLETRWTTDVIDHRPTVVTVKIGINDTWRHYDSGLASPVDVFEACLDGLLADTARGLPARLVVITPFLLPVGPEQESWFEDLAPRTEAVLRAAANNGAQVVRADHVMARAVRDRKPAELARDGVHPTPLGHRLIADAWLDVVDPAAGPQG from the coding sequence ATGCGCATCAGACACGACGACACGCTCCTGTTCATCGGAGACTCCATCACCGACGCGGGCCGCGACCGCGCGGACGCCGCATCGCTCGGTGCGGGCTATGTCCACGAGATCGCGCGGACCCTGCGCGACCGGGCGGCCGAGGGACCCGGACCCCGTGTCATCAACCGGGGGATCAACGGCAATCGCGTCTACGACCTCGAAACCCGCTGGACCACCGACGTCATCGATCACCGGCCCACCGTGGTCACCGTCAAGATCGGCATCAACGACACCTGGCGGCACTACGACAGCGGACTGGCCAGCCCGGTCGACGTGTTCGAGGCCTGCCTCGACGGACTGCTCGCGGACACCGCGCGCGGGCTGCCCGCGCGGCTGGTCGTCATCACCCCGTTCCTGCTCCCGGTCGGGCCGGAGCAGGAGAGCTGGTTCGAGGACCTGGCTCCGCGCACCGAGGCCGTCCTGCGGGCAGCCGCCAACAACGGGGCCCAGGTGGTCCGCGCCGACCACGTCATGGCCCGCGCGGTACGGGACCGGAAGCCGGCGGAGCTGGCCAGGGACGGCGTCCACCCGACCCCGCTCGGGCACCGGCTGATCGCCGACGCATGGCTGGACGTGGTCGACCCCGCCGCCGGTCCGCAGGGGTAG
- a CDS encoding sugar phosphate isomerase/epimerase family protein, whose product MTDESSRKAAGGVGLGLCSVTFRRLPAAEVARRAAEAGLEVIEWGADVHAPAARPDTVRAVREATERYGMACCSYGSYFRATLDELSGFPAVARAAVLLGAPRIRVWAGAAGSRSALPGERQETVRCLREAARIAADHGLLLAPEFHGGTLTDTVASTARLLDEVGADNVRTYWQPPLDASDEEALAGLAELADRVCAVHAFSWWPGNNRLPLADRTRLWAEVLGLLDGRDVQALLEFVPGDDPEVLAREAATLRGCAGRTAYGRT is encoded by the coding sequence ATGACCGACGAGAGCAGCCGGAAGGCGGCGGGGGGAGTCGGGCTCGGGCTGTGTTCTGTCACCTTCCGCCGGCTGCCCGCCGCCGAGGTCGCGCGCCGCGCGGCGGAGGCGGGCCTGGAGGTGATCGAGTGGGGCGCCGACGTACACGCTCCGGCGGCACGGCCCGACACCGTCCGCGCGGTCCGCGAGGCCACCGAGCGGTACGGGATGGCCTGTTGCTCGTACGGCTCGTACTTCCGCGCCACCCTGGACGAACTGTCGGGATTCCCCGCCGTCGCCCGCGCGGCGGTGCTTCTCGGGGCACCCCGGATACGGGTGTGGGCGGGCGCGGCCGGATCGCGGTCCGCGCTGCCCGGTGAGCGGCAGGAGACGGTGCGCTGTCTGCGGGAGGCGGCGCGGATCGCCGCGGACCACGGACTGCTGCTCGCGCCCGAGTTCCACGGGGGAACGCTCACCGACACCGTCGCCTCGACCGCCCGGCTGCTGGACGAGGTGGGCGCGGACAACGTCCGCACGTACTGGCAGCCGCCGCTCGACGCCTCGGACGAGGAGGCGCTGGCGGGGCTCGCGGAGCTGGCGGACCGGGTCTGCGCCGTGCACGCCTTCTCGTGGTGGCCGGGCAACAACCGGCTGCCGCTGGCGGACCGTACGCGGCTGTGGGCCGAAGTACTCGGCCTGCTGGACGGCCGGGACGTCCAGGCGCTCCTGGAGTTCGTGCCCGGCGACGATCCCGAGGTGCTCGCGCGGGAGGCCGCGACACTGAGGGGATGCGCGGGCCGGACCGCGTACGGCCGGACATAG
- a CDS encoding polysaccharide lyase 6 family protein: MQRRTFLRSTAVAALAAVPLTTSLSGSASAADVPVATLAQLQSAINSAAPGDRIVVADGTYTVPSGSAINITGKNGTAVAQITIVSKTRGGAVLRGERGFVLSDSSNITISGFAFRQSTTMEIPADCSAIRLTRNDFQLADAGDPYWLVVRADDSKIDRNHFHNKTTAGIFIVVDGTGKTAMAQNLHIFRNHFSDHSFTGANGGEPIRLGVSGRALSDANAIVEYNLFERCDGDPEAISVKSSKNTIRYNTIRDSRGGIVLRHGNRSVVEGNHLIDGIDGVRIYGNDHRIVNNYLSGLSGRALVVGSGTTRDHNSGETPDERTGNDACDRAVIVHNSLINNTGSLSGETRAYEPQDVTVADNLLVGDVGSLVAMGATTGFTWQSNLLWGAAGDGNIPAGGFTRADPLLSQGADGVLRLSSGSPAIGAATLAGAAVADDIDGDQRGSVRDIGADEYATAPALRHPLTAADVGPNAA, translated from the coding sequence ATGCAACGCCGCACATTCCTCAGAAGCACCGCCGTGGCAGCCCTCGCCGCCGTACCGCTGACCACCTCACTGTCGGGCAGCGCGTCGGCCGCCGACGTCCCCGTCGCCACCCTCGCCCAGCTCCAGAGCGCCATCAACAGCGCCGCACCCGGGGACCGGATCGTCGTCGCCGACGGCACCTACACGGTCCCGTCGGGCAGCGCGATCAACATCACCGGCAAGAACGGCACCGCCGTTGCACAGATCACCATCGTCTCGAAGACCCGCGGCGGCGCCGTGCTGCGCGGCGAACGCGGCTTCGTGCTCAGCGATTCGAGCAACATCACCATCAGCGGCTTCGCCTTCCGGCAGAGCACCACGATGGAGATCCCGGCGGACTGCTCGGCGATCCGGCTGACCCGCAACGACTTCCAGCTCGCGGACGCCGGCGATCCGTACTGGCTCGTCGTGCGGGCGGACGACTCGAAGATCGACCGGAACCACTTCCACAACAAGACCACCGCGGGCATCTTCATCGTCGTGGACGGCACGGGCAAGACCGCCATGGCCCAGAACCTGCACATCTTCCGCAACCACTTCTCCGACCACAGCTTCACCGGCGCCAACGGCGGCGAGCCGATCCGCCTCGGCGTCAGCGGCCGGGCGCTGTCCGACGCCAACGCGATCGTGGAGTACAACCTGTTCGAGCGCTGCGACGGCGACCCCGAGGCCATCTCGGTGAAGTCGTCGAAGAACACCATCAGGTACAACACCATCCGCGACAGCCGCGGCGGCATCGTGCTGCGCCACGGCAACCGTTCCGTGGTGGAGGGCAACCACCTGATCGACGGCATCGACGGGGTACGGATCTACGGCAACGACCACCGGATCGTCAACAACTACCTGAGCGGGCTGTCCGGCCGGGCCCTGGTGGTCGGCAGCGGCACCACCCGCGACCACAACTCCGGCGAGACACCGGACGAGCGGACGGGGAACGACGCCTGCGACCGTGCGGTGATCGTGCACAACTCCCTGATCAACAACACCGGCTCGCTCTCCGGCGAGACCCGGGCGTACGAGCCGCAGGACGTGACCGTGGCCGACAACCTGCTGGTCGGCGACGTGGGCAGTCTCGTCGCGATGGGGGCCACCACCGGCTTCACCTGGCAGAGCAACCTGCTGTGGGGCGCGGCCGGAGACGGCAACATCCCCGCCGGGGGGTTCACCCGGGCCGACCCGCTGCTCAGCCAGGGCGCGGACGGCGTCCTGCGGCTGTCGTCGGGCAGCCCGGCGATCGGCGCCGCCACACTGGCGGGGGCCGCCGTCGCCGACGACATCGACGGGGACCAGCGCGGCAGCGTACGGGACATCGGCGCCGACGAGTACGCGACGGCGCCCGCGCTCCGGCACCCGCTCACGGCCGCCGACGTGGGCCCGAACGCCGCCTGA
- a CDS encoding polysaccharide lyase 6 family protein: MQRRTFLMSTAAGVALAAAPVGGALTASAAPAPATVRTLGELQSAIDRARPGARIVVADGTYTVPPDSPLTIRDKRGTGRAPVTIAAQSRGGVILEGEHSFVFQASHHITLSGFSFRQSSTLDVPPDCSHIRLTRNDLQLADIEGLHWVMVRADDSTVDHNHFHGKSTLGIYLGIEGAGTDEMAQRVHVYRNYFSDHTFAGSNGGEPIRLGVSPRALSGAHAVVEYNLFERANGDPEAISVKSSDNTIRYNTIRDSLGGIVLRHGNRNRVEANHLVDGQEGVRIYGNDHVIVNNYLAGLSGRALVIGSGSERDHLPGEPPESRTGNDAPDRVLIAYNTLVGNHGTLSGESQRPHEPRDVTVADNLLVGDTGSLVEMANTVRFTWSGNLLWGAAADGNIPAGGGTRVDPRLVPDPYGIARPAADSPAIGAGTLRWPPVTHDIDGQPRGRTRDVGADEYSRRASGRAPLTPADVGPHAG; this comes from the coding sequence ATGCAACGCCGCACGTTCCTCATGAGCACCGCGGCGGGGGTGGCCCTGGCCGCCGCCCCCGTCGGCGGAGCGCTGACCGCGAGCGCGGCTCCGGCCCCGGCGACCGTCCGCACCCTGGGCGAGCTCCAGTCCGCGATCGACCGGGCCCGGCCCGGCGCCCGGATCGTCGTGGCCGACGGCACCTACACCGTCCCGCCGGACAGCCCCCTCACCATCCGCGACAAGCGGGGCACCGGCCGCGCGCCCGTGACCATCGCCGCGCAGAGCCGGGGCGGCGTCATCCTGGAGGGCGAGCACAGCTTCGTCTTCCAGGCGTCCCACCACATCACCCTCAGCGGCTTCTCGTTCCGCCAGAGCAGCACCCTGGACGTCCCCCCGGACTGCTCGCACATCAGGCTCACCCGCAACGACCTCCAACTGGCCGACATCGAGGGCCTGCACTGGGTGATGGTGCGCGCGGACGACAGCACCGTCGACCACAACCACTTCCACGGCAAGAGCACGCTCGGCATCTACCTCGGCATCGAGGGCGCCGGCACGGACGAGATGGCCCAGCGCGTCCACGTGTACCGCAACTACTTCTCCGACCACACCTTCGCCGGCTCCAACGGCGGCGAACCCATCCGGCTCGGCGTCAGCCCCCGCGCCCTGTCCGGCGCCCACGCGGTCGTGGAGTACAACCTGTTCGAGCGGGCGAACGGGGACCCCGAGGCGATCTCGGTGAAGAGCTCCGACAACACCATCCGGTACAACACCATCCGCGACAGCCTGGGCGGCATCGTCCTGCGGCACGGCAACCGCAACCGGGTGGAGGCCAACCACCTCGTCGACGGCCAGGAAGGGGTACGGATCTACGGCAACGACCACGTGATCGTCAACAACTACCTGGCCGGCCTGTCCGGGCGCGCCCTGGTGATCGGCAGCGGTTCCGAGCGCGACCACCTGCCCGGCGAGCCGCCCGAATCGCGCACCGGCAACGACGCCCCGGACCGGGTCCTCATCGCGTACAACACCCTGGTCGGCAACCACGGCACGCTCTCCGGCGAGAGCCAGCGCCCGCACGAGCCGAGGGACGTCACTGTCGCGGACAACCTGCTGGTCGGTGACACCGGCAGCCTCGTCGAGATGGCGAACACCGTGCGCTTCACCTGGTCGGGCAACCTCCTGTGGGGCGCCGCCGCCGACGGCAACATCCCGGCCGGTGGCGGCACCCGCGTCGACCCCCGCCTGGTGCCCGACCCGTACGGCATCGCGCGGCCGGCCGCCGACAGCCCGGCGATCGGCGCGGGCACGCTCCGATGGCCGCCCGTCACCCACGACATCGACGGGCAGCCGCGCGGCCGGACCCGCGACGTGGGCGCCGACGAATACTCCCGGCGGGCCTCCGGGCGCGCCCCCCTGACCCCGGCCGACGTCGGCCCGCACGCCGGCTGA
- a CDS encoding alpha-L-fucosidase: MTPSVTPAPAGAPETTWFTEARFGMFVHWGLYSLAARHEWVKNREKLTDEQYQVYFDHFDPDRYDPVQWARAAKAAGMRYVVLTTKHHDGFCLWDSALTEYKVTNTPHGRDLVGPFVRACRDEGLKVGLYHSLIDWHHPSFPVDGTHPQRDDEEFKAAHADRDIRDYQRYLHGQVRELLTSFGRVDYLFFDFSYAGRTWWGGKGPDDWDSPKLLETIRELQPHVLVNDRTGLPGDFVTPEQYQPSGPMTQDGRPVLWEACQTLNGSWGYDRDNLDHKSADLLIRMLVDGVSKGGNLLLNVGPNGRGELDPRDAAILGEIGRWTELHERSVRGCGPSPYTAPAECRYTQRGDRLYVHLFAWPPRHLHLPGLAGRVRYAQLLNDASEIVPVHIDPDRPAVNTEMGGQPAGTLTLQIPVRRPDTPVPVIELFLDTPA; this comes from the coding sequence ATGACCCCGTCCGTGACCCCGGCTCCCGCAGGAGCCCCGGAGACGACCTGGTTCACCGAAGCCCGGTTCGGCATGTTCGTCCACTGGGGCCTGTACTCCCTGGCCGCGCGGCACGAGTGGGTCAAGAACCGGGAGAAGCTGACCGACGAGCAGTACCAGGTCTACTTCGACCACTTCGACCCCGACCGCTACGACCCGGTCCAGTGGGCCAGGGCCGCCAAGGCGGCCGGCATGCGCTACGTCGTCCTGACCACCAAGCACCACGACGGCTTCTGCCTCTGGGACAGCGCCCTCACCGAGTACAAGGTCACCAACACCCCGCACGGCCGCGACCTCGTCGGCCCGTTCGTCCGGGCGTGCCGCGACGAAGGGCTCAAGGTCGGCCTCTACCACTCGCTGATCGACTGGCACCACCCGTCCTTCCCGGTGGACGGCACCCACCCGCAGCGCGACGACGAGGAGTTCAAGGCCGCCCACGCCGACCGGGACATCCGCGACTACCAGCGCTACCTGCACGGCCAGGTCCGTGAACTGCTGACGTCGTTCGGCCGCGTCGACTACCTCTTCTTCGACTTCTCCTACGCCGGGCGCACCTGGTGGGGCGGCAAGGGGCCCGACGACTGGGACTCCCCGAAGCTCCTGGAGACGATCCGGGAACTCCAGCCGCACGTCCTGGTCAACGACCGGACCGGACTGCCCGGGGACTTCGTGACCCCCGAGCAGTACCAGCCCTCGGGGCCGATGACGCAGGACGGGCGCCCGGTGCTCTGGGAGGCCTGCCAGACCCTCAACGGGAGCTGGGGCTACGACCGCGACAACCTCGACCACAAGAGCGCCGACCTGCTGATCCGGATGCTCGTCGACGGGGTGTCCAAGGGCGGCAACCTGCTGCTCAACGTGGGGCCGAACGGCCGCGGCGAACTCGACCCGCGCGACGCGGCGATCCTCGGCGAGATCGGCCGCTGGACGGAGCTGCACGAGCGCTCGGTCCGCGGCTGCGGCCCGTCCCCGTACACCGCCCCCGCCGAATGCCGCTACACCCAGCGCGGCGACCGGCTCTACGTCCACCTGTTCGCCTGGCCGCCGCGCCACCTGCACCTGCCGGGCCTCGCGGGCCGGGTGCGGTACGCCCAGCTGCTGAACGACGCGTCCGAGATCGTCCCGGTCCACATCGACCCCGACCGGCCCGCCGTCAACACCGAGATGGGCGGACAGCCCGCCGGAACGCTCACGCTCCAGATCCCGGTGCGCCGCCCCGACACCCCCGTCCCCGTCATCGAACTGTTCCTGGACACCCCGGCCTGA
- a CDS encoding carbohydrate ABC transporter permease, producing the protein MSEHTETALGLTESRSVGGRILRNVVHLLVLIVFAGPLLALLVSAFGHVKDPTQLSVIPSGVTLDNFRIAFDQGVLTYLLNSFFVVGGGLLLQVAVSVLAGYALARKVFPGMTLVLVAVLATLMLPEEILALPLSLILSDLPVVHFNLIGTLAGMIVPLGAWGFSILVMTEFMKDVPRELEEAARIDGAGDLRIFAQIILPMCKPALGVIGVFGFTMIWDQYLLPLLVSTDSSSYTLPLALRTLRIDPSVTPGVVMAASLLALLPSVIVFLFFQRSFVSGLSSGALKG; encoded by the coding sequence GTGAGTGAGCACACCGAGACCGCGCTCGGCCTGACCGAGAGCCGGAGCGTCGGCGGCCGGATCCTGCGGAACGTCGTCCACCTGCTGGTCCTGATCGTCTTCGCGGGGCCCCTGCTCGCCCTGCTCGTCAGCGCCTTCGGACACGTCAAGGACCCGACGCAGCTGAGCGTCATCCCCTCCGGCGTCACCCTGGACAACTTCCGGATCGCCTTCGACCAGGGGGTGCTCACGTACCTGCTGAACTCGTTCTTCGTGGTCGGCGGCGGGCTGCTGCTCCAGGTCGCCGTCTCCGTGCTGGCCGGGTACGCGCTGGCCAGGAAGGTCTTCCCCGGGATGACGCTGGTGCTCGTCGCCGTCCTGGCGACGCTGATGCTGCCCGAGGAGATCCTGGCCCTCCCGCTGTCCCTGATCCTCTCCGACCTGCCGGTCGTCCACTTCAACCTCATCGGCACCCTGGCCGGAATGATCGTCCCGCTCGGTGCCTGGGGGTTCTCCATCCTGGTGATGACGGAGTTCATGAAGGACGTGCCGCGCGAACTCGAAGAGGCCGCCCGCATCGACGGGGCCGGAGACCTGCGGATCTTCGCCCAGATCATCCTGCCGATGTGCAAGCCCGCGCTCGGCGTCATCGGGGTCTTCGGCTTCACCATGATCTGGGACCAGTACCTGCTGCCCCTCCTGGTCTCCACCGACTCCTCCTCCTACACGCTCCCGCTGGCGCTGCGGACCCTGCGGATCGACCCGTCGGTCACCCCCGGAGTGGTGATGGCCGCCTCGCTGCTGGCCCTGCTGCCCTCCGTGATCGTCTTCCTGTTCTTCCAGCGGTCCTTCGTCAGCGGTCTGTCCTCCGGCGCGCTGAAGGGCTGA
- a CDS encoding carbohydrate ABC transporter permease, producing the protein MSLDQAEPAAPPAAGPSPRKPGRRDGGATGLLGRSRRSGRWWTPWLFLAPALILFLYFKFIPMANALTMSFQEVQPYLGNKWVGTDNYATVLQSHGFREAAWHTVVLAAGQTAGSMALGLALALLMEGQSRRLKIVRSAAFLPVVVPLAVVAELWRIMYHPTGDGMLNSLLGMVGVGPSGFINDPDTSMASIMLTGIWRGAPYDMMIILAGLTSVDRGLYEAAKVDGASRWQRVWHVAVPGLRSVFSILFILAAIRGLRVFTEVFLLTNGGPDGSTEVVMTLIYKLGLEQNRLGVGAAGAVLLFVATLILTVVVQLLRRRESK; encoded by the coding sequence ATGAGCCTCGACCAGGCGGAACCGGCCGCCCCTCCGGCGGCCGGCCCCTCCCCGCGGAAACCGGGCCGCCGGGACGGCGGGGCCACCGGCCTCCTGGGGCGCAGCCGCAGATCGGGCCGGTGGTGGACGCCCTGGCTGTTCCTCGCGCCCGCGCTGATTCTCTTCCTGTACTTCAAGTTCATCCCCATGGCCAACGCGCTGACCATGTCCTTCCAGGAGGTTCAGCCCTACCTGGGGAACAAGTGGGTCGGCACCGACAACTACGCCACGGTGCTCCAGTCCCACGGATTCCGCGAGGCCGCGTGGCACACCGTCGTACTCGCCGCCGGGCAGACCGCCGGCTCCATGGCACTCGGTCTCGCCCTCGCCCTGCTGATGGAGGGGCAGAGCCGCCGGCTGAAGATCGTGCGCTCCGCGGCGTTCCTCCCGGTGGTGGTGCCGCTCGCGGTCGTCGCCGAACTGTGGCGGATCATGTACCACCCGACCGGCGACGGCATGCTCAACTCGCTGCTCGGGATGGTGGGGGTGGGGCCCTCCGGGTTCATCAACGACCCCGACACGTCGATGGCCTCCATCATGCTCACCGGCATCTGGCGGGGCGCCCCCTACGACATGATGATCATCCTCGCCGGTCTGACGAGCGTGGACCGCGGCCTGTACGAGGCCGCGAAGGTCGACGGCGCGTCCAGGTGGCAGCGGGTGTGGCACGTGGCCGTGCCCGGACTGCGGTCGGTGTTCTCGATCCTGTTCATCCTCGCCGCGATCCGCGGACTGCGGGTGTTCACCGAGGTGTTCCTGCTGACCAACGGCGGGCCCGACGGTTCCACCGAGGTCGTCATGACCCTCATCTACAAGCTCGGCCTCGAACAGAACCGGCTCGGTGTCGGAGCGGCGGGAGCGGTCCTGCTGTTCGTCGCGACGCTGATCCTGACCGTCGTCGTCCAACTGCTGCGGCGGAGGGAAAGCAAGTGA
- a CDS encoding sugar ABC transporter substrate-binding protein — translation MQRSRWIGAGVLASTLVLTSCSSGPAGVDAKQDPKAPLELWTRTTPGGPGEQGALKLATAFEKKTGYKVKVTAIFDDFETKLQQRAAQKNLPDIVMNDVTQLGAMHSQGLLREIDLDKIKNSGQIIGQGLDSGKAVDGKQYGLPYSAQASALLIRKDWRQKLKLDTPRNWDDFAAMAKAFTTRDPDGDGKNNTAGLAAPLSTKRGYASWYFSNFLWAAGGDFITETGKGSGTYKPASTTKASVEAMQWFRDLGCKAKAIQPGAVTMDTPPTNETFEAGRTGMFVVGPYLLPRFDETLGKDKYEVVPMPKGPKDATVLAEGGSVYLMAGSANQAGQDAFAGFAVSAEGQKTGMEGETGYTVQLPVNKTVDITQVRPDPRWKTYAQAYQDSGRYAPSIPNWTPVRQATADTVNALMADCGLDTGAKLRELDKQLAEILKEQGIAAS, via the coding sequence ATGCAGAGATCGCGATGGATCGGTGCGGGTGTCCTCGCCTCGACACTGGTCCTCACCAGCTGTTCGTCCGGGCCTGCGGGAGTGGATGCCAAGCAGGACCCCAAGGCGCCGCTGGAGCTCTGGACCAGGACGACACCGGGCGGACCGGGGGAGCAGGGCGCGCTCAAGCTCGCCACCGCCTTCGAGAAGAAGACGGGCTACAAGGTCAAGGTCACCGCGATCTTCGACGACTTCGAGACCAAGCTCCAGCAGCGGGCCGCCCAGAAGAACCTCCCCGACATCGTCATGAACGACGTGACCCAGCTCGGGGCCATGCACAGCCAGGGCCTGCTCCGGGAGATCGACCTGGACAAGATCAAGAACAGCGGGCAGATCATCGGCCAGGGGCTGGACTCCGGAAAGGCCGTGGACGGCAAGCAGTACGGACTGCCGTACTCGGCGCAGGCGTCCGCGCTGCTCATCCGCAAGGACTGGCGGCAGAAGCTGAAGCTCGACACCCCGCGGAACTGGGACGACTTCGCCGCGATGGCCAAGGCCTTCACCACCCGGGACCCGGACGGCGACGGCAAGAACAACACCGCCGGGCTCGCCGCCCCGCTGTCCACCAAACGCGGCTACGCCTCCTGGTACTTCTCCAACTTCCTGTGGGCCGCGGGCGGCGACTTCATCACCGAGACCGGCAAGGGCTCGGGCACGTACAAGCCGGCCTCGACCACGAAGGCATCGGTCGAGGCCATGCAGTGGTTCCGCGACCTGGGCTGCAAGGCCAAGGCCATCCAGCCCGGCGCCGTGACCATGGACACCCCGCCGACGAACGAGACGTTCGAGGCGGGCCGGACCGGCATGTTCGTCGTCGGCCCGTACCTGCTGCCGCGCTTCGACGAGACCCTCGGCAAGGACAAGTACGAGGTCGTGCCGATGCCCAAGGGCCCGAAGGACGCCACCGTTCTCGCGGAGGGCGGCTCCGTCTATCTGATGGCCGGCTCCGCCAACCAGGCCGGCCAGGACGCCTTCGCCGGCTTCGCCGTCTCCGCCGAGGGCCAGAAGACCGGCATGGAGGGCGAGACCGGCTACACCGTGCAGCTCCCCGTCAACAAGACGGTGGACATCACCCAGGTGCGGCCCGACCCCCGCTGGAAGACCTACGCCCAGGCGTACCAGGACTCCGGCCGGTACGCGCCGTCCATCCCGAACTGGACCCCGGTCCGGCAGGCGACGGCGGACACCGTGAACGCGCTCATGGCGGACTGCGGCCTCGACACCGGGGCCAAGCTCCGTGAGCTCGACAAGCAGCTCGCCGAGATCCTCAAGGAGCAGGGGATCGCCGCGTCATGA
- a CDS encoding hydroxyacid dehydrogenase gives MNEPATAPTALLVMEEERRADVYPPEVLAGIGRLAHWQGPPRTRQQLDADPEALRDVDILLTGWGAPVLDTAFLSRAPRLRAVLVAAGSVRHLTTPAFWERGIPIVSAASANAVPVAEFTLAQVLLGLKQAHRIAREVASSRRFPHNPDVPGAYRSRVGLLGLGHIGRLVAAHLSRFDVEVLATDPVASPEAARQAGVRLVPVEELFATCHVVSLHAPLLPETRGTIGARLLDSMRPGATLINTARGALIDEPAAARTLLARPDLTAVLDVTHPEPPAPDSPLFTLPNVVLTPHLGGALGAERRRLGQLVLDELHRFTQDRPLRHAIDPAHAASLA, from the coding sequence ATGAACGAACCGGCCACCGCACCGACAGCCCTGTTGGTCATGGAGGAAGAACGCCGGGCGGACGTCTACCCGCCCGAGGTGCTGGCCGGGATCGGCCGGCTCGCGCACTGGCAGGGACCGCCCCGCACCCGGCAGCAGCTCGACGCGGACCCCGAGGCCCTCAGGGACGTCGACATCCTGCTCACGGGCTGGGGCGCGCCCGTCCTCGATACCGCCTTCCTGTCCCGGGCCCCCCGGCTGCGGGCCGTTCTCGTCGCGGCGGGGTCCGTCCGGCACCTGACCACGCCCGCCTTCTGGGAGCGCGGCATCCCGATCGTCTCCGCCGCCTCGGCCAACGCGGTCCCGGTCGCGGAGTTCACCCTCGCCCAGGTCCTCCTCGGCCTGAAGCAGGCACACCGCATCGCGCGGGAGGTCGCGAGCAGCCGCCGCTTCCCGCACAACCCCGATGTCCCGGGCGCCTACCGGTCACGGGTGGGCCTGCTGGGGCTCGGTCACATCGGCCGGCTCGTCGCCGCCCACCTCAGCCGTTTCGACGTCGAGGTCCTGGCCACCGACCCCGTCGCCTCCCCGGAAGCCGCCCGGCAGGCGGGCGTGCGACTGGTCCCCGTCGAGGAACTCTTCGCCACCTGCCACGTCGTCAGCCTCCACGCACCGCTCCTGCCCGAGACCCGAGGCACGATCGGGGCGCGGCTGCTGGACTCGATGAGGCCCGGCGCGACGCTGATCAACACCGCACGGGGCGCGCTGATCGACGAGCCGGCCGCCGCTCGGACCCTGCTGGCCAGGCCCGATCTCACCGCCGTGCTCGACGTAACGCATCCCGAGCCCCCGGCTCCTGACTCGCCACTCTTCACCCTTCCCAACGTCGTCCTGACACCGCACCTCGGCGGCGCCCTGGGTGCCGAACGCCGGCGCCTCGGACAGCTCGTGCTCGACGAGCTCCACCGGTTCACACAGGACCGGCCGCTCCGCCATGCCATCGATCCCGCGCACGCCGCTTCACTGGCCTGA
- a CDS encoding pseudouridine-5'-phosphate glycosidase, which yields MSQTAPTGAAPQPPAPHAPVLSAEVRAALAAHRPVVALESTIIAHGLPRPRNLRVAEELEGLVRSGGAVPATIAVLDGRARIGLDKDQLERVAQDPAMRKFGHRDLAPALAAGASGATTVSATAFLAARAGLRVFATGGLGGVHRGWTETQDESADLRLLAGTGITVVCAGVKSILDVPATLQRLETLGVGVLGYGTDRFPGFYLSSSGEPVDWTVHSPEDVAGVMRAQDALGGPGAALIVANPVPPQEQLDPALHDRVLAEALDACRELGIVGQAVTPYLLDQLTRRTGGASLEANLAAVRGNVALAARIATAWTAR from the coding sequence ATGTCACAGACTGCGCCGACCGGCGCCGCTCCCCAGCCGCCCGCTCCGCACGCGCCCGTCCTCTCCGCCGAGGTGCGGGCCGCCCTGGCCGCGCACCGGCCCGTCGTCGCGCTGGAGTCGACGATCATCGCCCACGGCCTGCCCCGCCCCCGCAATCTGCGGGTGGCCGAGGAGCTGGAGGGGCTCGTACGGTCCGGCGGCGCCGTGCCCGCCACCATCGCCGTACTGGACGGGAGGGCCCGGATCGGCCTGGACAAGGACCAGTTGGAGCGGGTCGCCCAGGACCCGGCGATGCGCAAGTTCGGCCACCGGGACCTCGCCCCGGCGCTGGCGGCGGGCGCGAGCGGGGCGACGACGGTCTCCGCGACCGCGTTCCTGGCCGCACGCGCGGGCCTGCGCGTCTTCGCGACCGGTGGGCTCGGCGGGGTGCACCGGGGCTGGACCGAGACCCAGGACGAGTCGGCGGACCTGCGGCTGCTGGCGGGGACCGGGATCACCGTGGTCTGCGCGGGCGTGAAGTCGATCCTGGACGTGCCCGCCACGCTCCAGCGGCTGGAGACGCTCGGCGTCGGGGTGCTCGGTTACGGCACCGACCGGTTCCCCGGGTTCTACCTCAGCAGTTCGGGCGAGCCGGTCGACTGGACCGTGCACAGCCCGGAGGACGTCGCCGGGGTGATGCGGGCCCAGGACGCGCTCGGCGGCCCCGGGGCGGCGCTGATCGTCGCCAATCCCGTACCGCCGCAGGAGCAGTTGGATCCCGCCCTGCACGACCGGGTGCTGGCCGAGGCGCTGGACGCGTGCCGGGAGCTCGGCATCGTGGGGCAGGCCGTCACGCCGTATCTGCTCGACCAGCTGACGCGGCGGACCGGCGGTGCCTCGCTGGAGGCCAACCTCGCGGCGGTCCGCGGCAATGTGGCGCTGGCCGCCCGGATCGCCACGGCCTGGACCGCCCGGTGA